From the genome of Argentina anserina chromosome 4, drPotAnse1.1, whole genome shotgun sequence, one region includes:
- the LOC126790686 gene encoding homeobox-leucine zipper protein HAT5-like, with protein MVGGKRYGASSDMSAVFQNERPPCSSEVLESLWIPTSSSSFHGSNSMVNFESVSGGDIDKSLFHPIDKEENGDEDYEGSQLHHPGKKRRLTVDQVQFLEKTFEVENKLEPDRKVQLAKDLCLEPRQVAIWFQNRRARFKTKQLEKDYDSLRASLDKLKADHENLKKQNGNLKNEIDSLKDKLLLRENETGNLESNDDGINSTKMDIQVGFPNNAADVYVPVMVCKQEDASSAKSDVFDSDSPRCNENHSLLLEPTTTADSSHGFEPADYSDFSQDNEDDNNLTKSLLHLPSPCLLKLEDICYDDPPAISSNFEFIRVEDQHHFGFWPY; from the exons ATGGTGGGGGGTAAACGGTATGGTGCTTCTTCGGATATGAGTGCTGTTTTTCAAAACGAAAGGCCTCCTTGCTCTTCTGAAGTTCTTGAGTCTCTTTGGATTCccacttcatcttcatcttttcaTG GTTCAAATTCAATGGTCAATTTCGAAAGTGTTAGTGGTGGAGACATCGACAAGTCACTCTTCCACCCTATtgataaagaagaaaatgggGATGAGGATTATGAAGGTAGCCAGCTGCATCATCCCGGAAAGAAGAGACGCCTCACAGTGGATCAAGTTCAGTTTCTAGAGAAGACCTTTGAGGTAGAAAACAAACTCGAACCAGATAGGAAAGTCCAACTTGCCAAAGACCTTTGCTTGGAGCCTCGCCAAGTTgcaatttggtttcaaaacAGGCGGGCTCGGTTTAAGACCAAGCAGCTCGAAAAGGACTATGACTCTTTGAGAGCTAGCCTTGACAAGCTCAAGGCTGATCATGAGAATCTAAAGAAGCAGAATGGAAATTTGAAGAATGAG ATTGATTCCCTCAAGGACAAGTTGCTTTTGAGAGAGAACGAAACTGGGAATTTGGAGTCAAATGATGATGGAATCAATTCGACAAAAATGGATATCCAAGTTGGATTTCCAAACAATGCTGCTGATGTTTATGTGCCGGTTATGGTATGCAAGCAAGAAGATGCAAGTTCTGCCAAAAGTGATGTGTTTGACTCGGATAGCCCACGTTGCAATGAAAACCATTCATTGTTGTTAGAACCTACTACAACTGCTGATTCCTCTCATGGTTTTGAACCTGCTGATTACTCAGATTTCTCACAGGACAATGAAGATGACAACAACCTCACCAAAAGCCTTTTGCATTTACCCTCACCTTGCTTGTTAAAACTGGAAGACATCTGCTACGATGATCCCCCTGCAATTTCTagtaatttcgaattcatccgAGTGGAAGACCAGCATCACTTTGGTTTTTGGCCTTACTGA